One part of the Nostoc sp. PCC 7120 = FACHB-418 genome encodes these proteins:
- a CDS encoding hybrid sensor histidine kinase/response regulator, whose product MSSPINNSVLIVDDIPTNIKVLFDILNQAGFRVSVAKNGLSALAKVQETLPNLILLDVMMPGMDGFETCRHLKANPKTKDIPVIFMTALSDTVNKVKGLQIGAVDYITKPIEYEEVLARINVHLELRRTQLKLAQEEKMSSLGQLVAGIAHEINNPVNFVYGNLAHAQNYVGDLLNLLKLYENHTANPSPEIQEFSKSIELEFIKQDLPHLLSSMQMGTERVEKIVRSLRLFSRLEDLEFQLFNLHEGIDSTLIILSHRLKILPTDSTINIIKEYGDIPLVECYSGKLNQVFMNLLANAIEALEESVINRERTDTLTIGIRTKVTDDQKSVLIEITDNGVGIPLEVQQRIFEQFFTTKPLGKGTGLGLAIAHEIIVEKHGGTLQVQSTPGKGTQFLITIPIQQVIRY is encoded by the coding sequence ATGAGCAGTCCCATAAATAACTCAGTCTTAATTGTAGATGATATCCCGACTAACATCAAGGTTTTGTTTGACATTCTCAATCAGGCTGGTTTTCGAGTCTCTGTTGCTAAAAATGGTCTAAGCGCGTTAGCAAAAGTACAAGAAACATTACCAAATTTGATTTTATTAGATGTCATGATGCCTGGTATGGATGGATTTGAAACTTGCCGCCACCTAAAGGCCAATCCCAAAACCAAGGACATTCCCGTAATTTTCATGACGGCTCTATCTGATACAGTAAATAAAGTCAAAGGGTTGCAAATTGGAGCAGTTGACTATATTACTAAACCTATTGAATATGAAGAAGTTTTAGCGAGAATCAATGTCCATTTAGAATTGCGGCGGACTCAATTAAAGCTAGCACAAGAGGAGAAAATGTCTTCTTTGGGTCAATTGGTAGCAGGAATTGCCCATGAAATTAATAATCCAGTTAATTTTGTTTATGGGAATTTAGCCCACGCTCAAAATTATGTTGGAGACTTATTAAATTTATTAAAATTGTATGAGAATCATACAGCTAACCCAAGTCCCGAAATTCAAGAATTCTCCAAAAGTATTGAATTAGAGTTTATTAAACAAGATTTACCACATCTATTATCTTCGATGCAAATGGGGACTGAGAGAGTGGAGAAAATCGTGCGATCGCTGCGTTTATTCTCTCGATTGGAAGATCTAGAATTTCAACTGTTTAACTTACATGAAGGTATTGATAGTACACTCATAATTTTAAGTCACCGCCTCAAAATTTTGCCTACAGATTCAACAATTAATATTATTAAGGAATATGGTGATATCCCTTTGGTGGAGTGCTATTCTGGAAAACTTAACCAAGTATTCATGAATTTGCTGGCTAATGCCATTGAGGCATTAGAGGAGTCAGTAATTAATAGAGAAAGAACTGATACATTGACAATTGGAATTCGGACAAAAGTCACGGATGACCAAAAATCAGTATTAATTGAAATTACAGATAATGGTGTTGGTATTCCTCTAGAAGTACAACAGCGCATTTTTGAGCAATTTTTCACTACCAAGCCTTTAGGTAAAGGTACAGGTTTAGGATTGGCGATCGCTCATGAGATTATAGTCGAAAAACATGGGGGTACTCTACAGGTACAATCTACTCCGGGAAAAGGTACCCAATTTTTAATCACTATTCCCATTCAGCAAGTGATTAGATATTAA
- a CDS encoding hybrid sensor histidine kinase/response regulator gives MLDTSTETSFILIVDDTLTNLEIISEALIGAGFEVATAVDGKKALEQIQIRVPDLILLDVMMPIMDGFETCKNLKIQPETHDIPVIFMTAITDTNSKVEALSLGAVDYITKPFHKAEVLARISSHLQLRSLNKNLEKRVTERTAELNQALKDLQDYQLQLVQQEKMSVLGQLVTGLAHEINNPVSCIYGNLGHALTYFENMNKLINLYQSYYPHPVQEIQDEISEMDLAYVRSDLPNLIFSMKEGIQRIRDISRSLRIFSRSDTEKKIQFDIHEGIDSTILILKHRLKGSENHPDIEIKRDYGVIPQVNCFPGQLNQVFMNILANAIDALEESFSHKYSSIIDSAVTDNQKLMAETPKIIIQTMLSEDQSHALIKIQDNGIGMPHQIKERIFDNLFTTKPVGKGTGLGLSISRQIIIQKHGGKLEVNSEPGRGSEFIINIPIE, from the coding sequence ATGCTTGATACATCAACCGAAACTAGCTTTATTTTAATCGTAGATGATACCCTAACCAATCTCGAAATTATCTCTGAAGCATTGATTGGCGCAGGTTTTGAAGTAGCCACCGCAGTTGATGGAAAAAAAGCACTCGAACAGATACAAATTAGAGTGCCAGATTTAATTCTGCTGGATGTCATGATGCCAATAATGGATGGATTTGAAACCTGTAAAAACTTGAAAATTCAGCCAGAAACTCACGACATTCCCGTGATTTTCATGACAGCAATTACCGATACAAATAGTAAAGTAGAAGCCTTAAGTTTAGGTGCAGTTGATTACATTACTAAGCCATTCCATAAAGCGGAAGTATTAGCTCGTATCTCTTCCCATTTGCAACTAAGAAGCCTGAATAAAAATTTAGAAAAACGAGTTACTGAACGTACGGCGGAATTAAATCAAGCATTAAAAGACCTACAAGATTATCAACTCCAACTTGTACAACAAGAAAAAATGTCTGTTCTTGGACAATTAGTAACAGGATTAGCTCATGAAATTAATAACCCAGTCAGTTGTATTTATGGCAATTTAGGTCACGCTTTAACATATTTTGAAAATATGAATAAGCTGATTAATTTATATCAAAGTTACTATCCCCATCCTGTACAAGAAATTCAAGACGAAATCAGTGAGATGGATTTAGCTTATGTGCGCTCTGACTTACCCAATTTAATTTTTTCTATGAAAGAAGGGATTCAGCGCATCCGAGATATTAGCAGGAGTCTACGTATTTTTTCCAGATCAGACACAGAGAAAAAAATTCAGTTTGATATTCATGAAGGAATTGATAGCACTATTTTAATACTCAAACATCGATTGAAAGGGTCTGAAAATCATCCTGATATTGAAATTAAACGAGATTATGGTGTTATACCTCAAGTTAACTGCTTTCCTGGGCAATTAAATCAGGTGTTCATGAATATTTTAGCTAATGCCATTGATGCCTTGGAGGAATCATTTAGTCATAAATATTCTTCAATAATAGATAGTGCAGTAACTGATAATCAAAAACTAATGGCTGAGACTCCAAAAATCATCATTCAGACAATGCTGAGTGAAGATCAAAGTCATGCTTTAATTAAAATTCAAGATAATGGCATAGGAATGCCACATCAAATTAAAGAAAGAATATTTGATAATTTGTTTACTACTAAACCCGTGGGTAAAGGTACAGGTTTAGGATTATCAATTTCTCGGCAAATTATCATTCAAAAACATGGCGGGAAACTTGAGGTAAATTCAGAACCAGGAAGAGGCTCAGAATTTATTATTAACATCCCTATTGAATAA
- a CDS encoding FIST signal transduction protein, producing MKIVVAHSNDPDSLSAVKEILQQSKDSLQGNNPQAGILFAAIDFDHSLILENINQAFPGIELIGGTTDGEISSLLEFQQDSITLMLFCSDEIEILAGVGYQVSHNPIAATQEAVQKAKAKSTTEPQLCLTHPESLTTSGVSILDGLKLALGEKFPIFGGLAADQSVYQNTHQFFKTEVLSDAVPILLFCGQVLFSHGIASGWFPIGKTSKVTKVDKNIVYEIDGQPALEFYRHYLGQLPPSMEYPLAVFTHDETSFYLRAPIAYDEQSGSITFFADIPEQASINMAEAGKDDILAASQASFMTAFKNYPGTEPAGVLFFSCVARRQLLGTQAQQEYLNTKNILSKDLPCCGFYCNGEISPIQPTGETHFHNETFVTLILGTR from the coding sequence ATGAAAATAGTAGTAGCCCACAGCAACGACCCAGATTCTCTATCAGCAGTTAAAGAAATTCTTCAGCAATCAAAAGATTCTCTTCAAGGAAATAATCCTCAAGCGGGAATTTTATTTGCAGCTATTGATTTTGATCATTCCCTAATTCTGGAAAATATTAATCAGGCTTTTCCGGGTATTGAGTTGATTGGTGGAACCACAGATGGAGAAATTTCTTCACTGCTAGAATTTCAGCAAGACTCAATAACTTTAATGCTATTCTGCTCGGATGAAATTGAAATTCTTGCAGGTGTGGGATATCAGGTTTCACACAATCCAATTGCGGCGACTCAAGAAGCTGTACAAAAAGCCAAAGCCAAAAGCACAACCGAACCTCAGTTATGTTTAACCCATCCAGAAAGTCTCACAACTAGTGGTGTGTCCATCTTAGATGGCTTAAAATTGGCTTTAGGAGAAAAATTTCCCATTTTCGGGGGTTTAGCAGCTGATCAATCAGTATATCAAAACACCCACCAATTCTTTAAAACAGAAGTCTTGAGCGACGCTGTACCAATTCTGCTCTTTTGTGGTCAGGTTTTATTTTCCCACGGTATCGCCAGTGGTTGGTTCCCCATTGGTAAAACCAGCAAAGTCACCAAAGTAGATAAAAATATAGTCTATGAGATTGATGGTCAACCAGCTTTAGAATTTTATCGACATTATTTAGGTCAGCTTCCGCCTTCAATGGAATATCCTTTAGCCGTGTTTACTCATGATGAAACGAGTTTTTATCTGAGAGCGCCGATCGCCTATGATGAACAATCAGGTAGTATTACTTTCTTTGCGGATATTCCCGAACAAGCAAGTATTAACATGGCTGAAGCAGGTAAGGATGATATTTTGGCTGCTTCTCAAGCATCATTTATGACAGCCTTCAAGAATTACCCAGGAACCGAACCAGCAGGTGTTCTCTTTTTCTCTTGTGTAGCTCGAAGACAACTACTAGGTACACAAGCTCAACAAGAATATCTAAATACTAAAAATATTCTTAGTAAGGATTTACCATGCTGTGGTTTTTATTGTAATGGGGAAATTTCACCTATACAACCAACAGGTGAAACACACTTTCATAATGAAACTTTTGTCACTTTAATTTTAGGAACTCGTTAA
- a CDS encoding sensor histidine kinase, with amino-acid sequence MNCEQEIQRLEKANRILQKKLIRSEVDRVRLEETNSKKETLLKNVINELKQSKIQLEERRHELETTLFNLQTMQDKMSALGSMVADVAHEINNPVGFIMGNLNPAFEYIHELFRLLDLYQQYYPKPCPEIQAAMAAIDYEYVREDLPKLISSMKEGTDRISKLSNSLRTFSRTDAEYKLLFNIHEGIDSTLCILQHRLKAVPDRPQIQVVKKYADIPLIKCFPGQLNQVFMNLLANAIDALEESNFGLSFAEIEQKNNQITIITSLFANSILIQVKDNGFGISNELKSKIFEHSFTTKPVGKGTGLGLAIAQQIIVQKHGGTLEVNSVPGEGSEFIITLPIE; translated from the coding sequence ATGAATTGTGAACAAGAAATCCAGAGGCTGGAAAAAGCTAATAGAATCCTCCAAAAAAAATTAATTCGTTCAGAGGTTGATAGAGTTAGGCTAGAGGAAACAAATAGCAAAAAAGAGACTTTGCTGAAGAATGTAATTAATGAATTGAAGCAATCAAAAATTCAGTTAGAAGAAAGGAGGCATGAATTAGAGACGACTTTGTTTAATCTTCAGACAATGCAGGATAAAATGTCTGCTTTAGGTAGTATGGTTGCCGATGTAGCCCACGAAATTAATAATCCTGTGGGATTTATCATGGGGAATCTGAATCCAGCATTTGAGTATATTCATGAATTATTCCGTCTGCTTGACCTGTATCAGCAATATTACCCCAAACCATGCCCAGAAATCCAGGCAGCAATGGCAGCAATTGATTATGAATATGTGCGTGAGGATTTACCTAAACTTATTTCCTCAATGAAAGAAGGAACTGATCGTATTAGCAAGCTTAGTAATAGTTTACGGACTTTTTCCCGAACAGATGCAGAATATAAATTGCTTTTTAATATTCATGAAGGAATTGACAGCACTCTCTGTATTCTCCAACATCGTTTAAAGGCTGTTCCAGACCGTCCACAAATTCAAGTAGTTAAAAAATACGCAGATATTCCTTTAATTAAATGTTTTCCAGGTCAATTAAATCAGGTATTTATGAATCTTTTGGCTAATGCTATAGATGCGTTAGAAGAGTCTAATTTTGGGTTGAGTTTTGCGGAGATTGAGCAAAAAAATAATCAAATTACAATTATCACTAGTTTATTCGCTAACTCTATTTTAATTCAGGTTAAAGATAATGGTTTCGGTATATCAAATGAATTAAAATCAAAAATATTTGAACATTCATTTACTACTAAACCTGTTGGTAAAGGTACAGGATTAGGGTTAGCGATCGCTCAACAAATTATTGTCCAAAAACATGGTGGAACACTGGAAGTTAATTCAGTTCCAGGTGAGGGTTCGGAATTTATTATTACTCTTCCTATTGAATAG